The following proteins come from a genomic window of Nostoc sp. TCL26-01:
- a CDS encoding ATP-binding protein has protein sequence MVQAKILVVEDEIIVARTISSQLHQLGYMVTATASSGKVAIAKASETKPDLVLMDIILKGEMDGITTASYIREYMDIPVIFLTAYGDDNTIERAKITQPFGYVVKPFTSKDLRIAIEMGLLKHRLERDIRENRDRLATLLNSISDAVIATDECGIVTFMNPAAEILTGWHQGDAVGNEISRIFCIVDEVTETILENPVTKVLREQKVVYLEDFTSLITKDGKRVPIGDSASPIIGLPDQVNGVVIVFWDLSERRQTEFLEQALQKERELNNLKSLFISTVSHEFRNPLSVIQTAIELIELHGENLTEAKKNIYIKRIKGAVQSMKHLMEDVLFMGKSEAGKMDCHPAPVNLQKFCQDLIEEFTSVDITGHEIIFTCHSELTEAYMDERLLNYIFVNLLSNAVKYSPHKETIRFDLTCDLNEGVAIFQIQDEGIGIPEADQIHLFESFYRASNSQEIQGTGLGLVIVKRCVEAHNGQISVSSQLGVGTTFTITLPLITQSAAM, from the coding sequence ATGGTGCAAGCAAAAATTTTAGTTGTTGAAGATGAAATCATTGTGGCTAGAACTATTTCTAGTCAACTCCATCAACTAGGGTATATGGTTACAGCTACAGCTTCTTCTGGTAAAGTAGCGATCGCCAAAGCCTCAGAGACTAAACCAGATTTAGTTTTAATGGATATCATCCTCAAAGGCGAAATGGATGGTATCACAACTGCTAGTTACATACGTGAATATATGGATATTCCTGTCATATTTTTAACGGCTTACGGTGATGATAATACTATAGAACGGGCGAAAATCACCCAACCCTTTGGATACGTAGTCAAACCATTCACTTCCAAAGATTTACGTATAGCCATTGAGATGGGTTTGTTAAAACATCGCTTAGAACGTGACATTCGAGAAAACCGCGATCGGTTAGCGACTCTGCTAAACTCAATCAGTGATGCTGTCATCGCCACTGATGAGTGTGGAATCGTCACATTCATGAATCCTGCTGCGGAAATTTTAACTGGTTGGCATCAAGGAGATGCTGTAGGAAACGAGATATCGAGAATTTTTTGTATTGTTGATGAAGTTACAGAAACTATTTTAGAAAATCCGGTCACAAAAGTTTTAAGAGAACAAAAAGTTGTTTATTTAGAAGATTTCACATCTTTAATTACTAAAGATGGCAAAAGAGTGCCAATCGGAGATAGTGCTTCACCCATCATCGGTTTACCTGATCAAGTAAATGGTGTAGTCATTGTCTTTTGGGATTTGAGTGAAAGACGGCAAACAGAATTCCTAGAACAAGCACTACAAAAAGAGCGAGAATTAAATAATCTTAAGTCTTTATTTATCTCTACTGTTTCCCATGAATTTCGTAATCCCTTAAGTGTGATTCAAACGGCAATAGAACTGATAGAACTGCATGGAGAAAATTTAACAGAAGCCAAGAAAAATATTTACATCAAAAGAATCAAAGGTGCAGTGCAATCGATGAAGCATTTGATGGAAGATGTATTGTTTATGGGTAAGTCTGAAGCAGGAAAAATGGATTGTCATCCTGCACCAGTCAACTTACAAAAGTTTTGTCAGGATTTGATAGAAGAATTTACATCTGTAGATATTACTGGACATGAAATTATTTTTACTTGTCATAGTGAACTTACAGAAGCTTATATGGATGAACGACTTTTAAATTATATATTTGTTAATTTACTATCGAACGCGGTTAAATATTCTCCACACAAGGAGACTATTAGATTTGATTTAACTTGTGACTTGAATGAAGGTGTAGCAATTTTTCAGATTCAAGATGAAGGAATTGGTATCCCGGAAGCAGATCAAATTCATCTATTTGAATCATTCTATCGAGCTTCAAATTCTCAAGAAATTCAGGGTACTGGATTAGGTTTGGTAATTGTCAAAAGATGTGTTGAAGCTCACAATGGACAAATTAGTGTGAGTTCTCAACTAGGCGTTGGTACGACATTTACAATCACCTTACCTTTAATTACCCAGTCGGCTGCTATGTAG